In Streptomyces sp. P3, one DNA window encodes the following:
- a CDS encoding uracil-DNA glycosylase, with protein MARRPLHELVEAGWAEALEPAAERIAAMGDFLRAEIAAGRTYLPSGANVLRAFQQPFDDVRVLIVGQDPYPTPGMAIGLSFAVSPEVRSLPGSLENIFRELHSDLDLPRPSNGDLTPWTEQGVLLLNRALTTAPRKPAAHRGKGWEEVTEQAIRALAGRGKPLVSILWGRDARNLRPLLGDLPAIESAHPSPMSADRGFFGSRPFSRANDLLLRQGAQPVDWRLP; from the coding sequence GTGGCACGACGACCTTTGCATGAACTTGTTGAAGCGGGCTGGGCTGAGGCTCTTGAACCGGCGGCCGAACGCATCGCGGCCATGGGGGACTTCCTACGGGCGGAGATAGCGGCCGGCCGGACCTATCTGCCGTCCGGGGCGAATGTCCTGCGGGCCTTCCAGCAGCCTTTCGACGACGTCCGCGTCCTGATCGTCGGCCAGGATCCCTACCCGACGCCGGGAATGGCGATCGGGTTGAGTTTCGCGGTCTCGCCGGAGGTGCGGTCGTTGCCGGGGAGTCTGGAGAACATCTTCCGGGAACTGCACTCCGACCTCGACCTGCCCAGGCCGTCGAACGGCGATCTGACGCCCTGGACCGAGCAGGGTGTGCTGCTGCTCAACCGGGCGTTGACCACGGCTCCCCGCAAACCGGCGGCGCACCGCGGCAAGGGCTGGGAAGAGGTCACCGAGCAGGCGATCAGGGCGTTGGCCGGGCGCGGCAAGCCGCTGGTGTCCATCCTGTGGGGGCGTGACGCCCGTAACCTGCGACCGCTGCTGGGCGACCTTCCGGCGATCGAGTCCGCCCATCCGTCCCCGATGTCCGCGGACCGCGGCTTCTTCGGCTCGCGACCGTTCAGCAGGGCCAACGACCTGCTGCTGCGGCAGGGCGCCCAGCCCGTGGACTGGCGACTGCCGTAG
- a CDS encoding sialidase family protein, giving the protein MAGCRLAGVWDEGVEDAAEVIGMTEVLLAVGTRKGLFVGRRRGGVWEFDEAPYFNAQAIYSVALDTRGDRPRLLAGGDSAHWGPSVFHSDDLGRTWTEPAAPAVRFPQDTGASLERVWQLHPAVAEPDVVYAGTEPAALYRSEDRGESFELVRPLWEHPTRSRWVPGGGGEGLHTILTDRRDPRSVTVAVSTAGVFRTADGGANWAPANSGVSAVFLPDPNPEFGQCVHKVARDAANPDRLYLQNHWGVYRSDDAGGQWTDIGPGLPSTFGFAVAAHPTRGDTAYVFPINADADRVPADRRCRVFRTADAGRSWEPLSAGLPQEDHYGTVLRDALCTDDVAEQAGVYFGNRNGEVFASADDGDSWEQVASHLPDVLCVRAAVIG; this is encoded by the coding sequence GTGGCTGGGTGCAGACTGGCCGGTGTCTGGGACGAAGGCGTCGAAGACGCAGCGGAGGTGATCGGCATGACCGAGGTACTGCTCGCCGTGGGCACGCGCAAAGGCCTCTTCGTCGGGCGTCGGCGGGGCGGCGTGTGGGAGTTCGACGAAGCCCCCTACTTCAACGCACAGGCGATCTACTCGGTCGCCCTCGACACCCGCGGCGACCGCCCTCGGCTGCTCGCCGGCGGCGACAGCGCGCACTGGGGGCCGTCGGTGTTCCACTCCGACGACCTCGGCCGGACGTGGACCGAACCGGCCGCGCCGGCCGTCCGGTTCCCCCAGGACACCGGTGCCTCGCTGGAGCGGGTGTGGCAGCTGCACCCGGCCGTGGCCGAGCCGGACGTGGTCTACGCGGGCACCGAGCCTGCGGCGCTCTACCGCTCGGAGGACCGCGGCGAGAGCTTCGAGCTGGTCCGCCCCCTGTGGGAACATCCGACACGTTCCCGGTGGGTGCCGGGTGGCGGCGGGGAAGGCCTGCACACGATCCTCACCGACCGGCGCGACCCTCGATCGGTGACCGTGGCCGTCTCGACGGCCGGCGTGTTCCGCACGGCCGACGGCGGGGCGAACTGGGCGCCCGCCAACTCGGGCGTCTCCGCGGTGTTCCTGCCCGACCCGAACCCGGAGTTCGGCCAGTGCGTGCACAAGGTGGCGCGGGACGCGGCGAACCCGGACCGTCTCTACCTCCAGAACCACTGGGGGGTGTACCGGAGCGACGACGCGGGCGGGCAGTGGACCGATATCGGCCCGGGCCTGCCCTCCACCTTCGGCTTCGCCGTCGCAGCGCACCCGACCCGTGGGGACACGGCGTACGTGTTCCCGATCAACGCCGACGCGGACCGGGTGCCGGCGGACCGCCGATGCCGGGTCTTCCGCACCGCGGACGCGGGCAGGAGCTGGGAGCCCCTCTCCGCGGGCCTGCCGCAGGAGGACCACTACGGCACGGTCCTGCGGGACGCGCTGTGCACCGACGACGTCGCGGAACAGGCCGGCGTGTACTTCGGCAACCGCAACGGCGAGGTGTTCGCGTCGGCGGACGACGGGGACAGCTGGGAGCAGGTGGCCTCGCACCTGCCGGACGTGCTGTGCGTACGAGCCGCGGTGATCGGGTGA
- a CDS encoding HEAT repeat domain-containing protein has translation MFTGIDEVDWASLRHAHGSARDVPELLRGLTSAEPLARAAALDGMYGAVHQEGRVYDSTLACVPFLLVLAADERVPERGVLLDLLVSIGEGTPVEGAEGAAVAGADPAARAAVGAGPAGVEAAGPPGVGAQAVVRADAEAVVRADAETAVRAAAETAVRAGAEVFVRLTADVDPAVRRAAATAVVRFLDEPPRVLGLLRERLALERDERLVVALVECLGHFARRHPGRAAEAVDLLVARSGPAHGPGPRLAALGQLAVCAPERLPGDLVPVVLRLLDERSADRPCRPGAAGAAAVHSLVDRIRRLRPSDEEGNRLLRTLHSALDDRPADRIALLHGQLAGAGPVDRCNAVLLAAALVRERRGDHSRTIALLGEQLRDREAEEEGRLRDITVAVLAELFALAAPAADRLHALAVARPDRWVQRWPCEAPLLGGALRALARTGDPRAVPLLARVVAGPVVPRDLGAAVSALGARAAPLTPVVRRALAAVPLDAPDTATPLVSALRALRDAQSLPVVLRLLDGARPAAGGRLVPALLSALAALGGAAREAAPSLRALLDGEHALAAADTLWAVEGDPAVVLPVLLRELGRREASRQVLAARSLSRLGPAARTALHALRHTVEADGGAVSTAAACAVCEITGEADPTVVAALRSAWTEHPRSRPAVAACLTSLGSRAAPLRDLAASELTAPRRHTARPGGHGSHDVPVDEELLRLCRRVVETT, from the coding sequence GTGTTCACGGGGATCGACGAGGTCGACTGGGCCTCACTGCGGCACGCGCACGGCAGCGCCCGGGACGTGCCGGAACTGCTCCGAGGCCTCACCTCCGCGGAGCCGCTCGCCCGGGCCGCCGCGCTGGACGGCATGTACGGCGCGGTGCACCAGGAGGGGCGGGTGTACGACTCGACGCTCGCCTGCGTTCCGTTTCTGCTCGTGCTGGCCGCGGACGAACGGGTGCCGGAACGGGGCGTGCTGCTCGACCTGTTGGTGAGCATCGGGGAGGGCACGCCCGTCGAGGGGGCCGAGGGGGCGGCGGTCGCGGGGGCTGATCCGGCGGCCCGGGCAGCAGTGGGCGCGGGACCGGCGGGCGTGGAAGCGGCAGGCCCGCCAGGCGTGGGTGCGCAGGCTGTGGTCCGGGCGGATGCGGAGGCTGTGGTCCGGGCGGATGCGGAGACTGCGGTCCGGGCGGCGGCGGAGACTGCGGTCCGGGCGGGGGCGGAGGTCTTCGTCCGGCTGACCGCGGACGTCGACCCGGCGGTCCGCCGGGCGGCGGCCACGGCCGTGGTGCGGTTCCTCGACGAACCGCCGCGCGTCCTGGGGCTGTTGCGCGAGCGCCTCGCGCTCGAGCGGGACGAGCGGCTGGTGGTCGCCCTCGTCGAGTGCCTGGGTCACTTCGCGCGACGGCATCCGGGTCGGGCGGCCGAGGCCGTGGACCTCCTCGTCGCGCGGAGCGGGCCGGCTCACGGGCCGGGACCGCGGCTCGCCGCGCTGGGCCAGCTCGCCGTCTGCGCACCCGAGCGGCTCCCGGGCGATCTGGTGCCCGTGGTCCTGCGCCTGCTCGATGAGCGTTCCGCCGACCGCCCCTGCCGCCCGGGAGCGGCGGGTGCGGCCGCCGTGCACTCCCTCGTCGACCGGATACGGCGGCTGCGCCCCTCCGACGAGGAGGGGAACCGCCTGCTGCGCACCCTGCACTCGGCGCTCGACGACCGGCCGGCCGACCGGATCGCCCTGCTGCACGGCCAGTTGGCGGGCGCGGGACCCGTCGACCGGTGCAACGCCGTACTGCTGGCCGCCGCGCTGGTGCGTGAACGGCGCGGCGACCACAGCCGCACGATCGCCCTGCTCGGGGAGCAACTGCGGGACCGGGAAGCCGAGGAGGAGGGCCGGCTGCGCGACATCACCGTGGCCGTCCTCGCCGAACTGTTCGCGCTGGCCGCCCCGGCCGCCGACCGGCTCCACGCGCTGGCCGTCGCGCGCCCCGACCGGTGGGTCCAGCGGTGGCCCTGTGAGGCTCCCCTGCTCGGCGGAGCGCTCCGGGCCCTGGCCCGGACCGGAGACCCGCGGGCCGTGCCCCTGCTGGCCCGGGTGGTGGCGGGCCCGGTCGTTCCCCGGGACCTCGGAGCGGCGGTCTCCGCACTCGGCGCCCGGGCGGCGCCGCTCACGCCGGTGGTGCGGCGGGCGCTCGCCGCCGTGCCCCTGGACGCGCCCGACACTGCGACGCCCCTGGTGTCCGCGCTGCGGGCCCTGCGCGACGCCCAGTCCCTGCCCGTGGTGCTGCGCCTGCTGGACGGCGCCCGTCCCGCCGCCGGGGGACGGCTCGTGCCTGCCCTCCTCTCCGCCCTGGCCGCCTTGGGCGGGGCCGCGCGTGAGGCGGCGCCCTCGCTGCGGGCCCTGCTGGACGGTGAGCACGCGCTCGCGGCGGCGGACACCCTGTGGGCCGTCGAGGGCGACCCGGCCGTCGTCCTGCCCGTGTTGCTGCGGGAGTTGGGGCGCAGGGAGGCATCGCGCCAGGTGCTCGCCGCGCGCTCGCTGTCCCGGCTCGGCCCGGCTGCCCGCACGGCGCTGCACGCACTGCGCCACACCGTCGAGGCGGACGGCGGCGCGGTGAGCACGGCCGCCGCGTGCGCCGTCTGCGAGATCACCGGCGAGGCGGACCCGACGGTCGTCGCGGCGCTGCGCTCCGCCTGGACGGAGCATCCCCGTTCCCGCCCGGCCGTCGCCGCCTGCCTCACGTCCCTGGGCTCCCGCGCCGCCCCCCTGCGGGACCTGGCCGCCTCAGAACTCACCGCTCCCCGCCGCCACACCGCCCGGCCCGGCGGACACGGCAGCCACGACGTCCCCGTGGACGAGGAACTGCTGCGACTGTGCCGCAGGGTGGTGGAAACGACGTAG
- a CDS encoding acyl-CoA dehydrogenase family protein yields the protein MSQTPAQSQRNQSQDQDREQNREQDRQESRSTSQSQSAPLPPVPSQVTHDVTNQPPPLAPYDASEDAALLEGLRREGAGWAEADVRRIGLLAGGVEAQEWGELANRHEPVLRTHDRYGHRVDEVDFHPSWHELMRVAVAEGLAGAPWADDRPGAHVARTAGGLAWGHTDAGHGCPTSMTYAAVPALRRRPELAAVYEPLLTSRTYDPGLRPPAEKRGLLAGMGMTEKQGGSDVRTNTTAATPTAEPGLYTLRGHKWFTSAPMCDLFLVLAQAPGGLSCFLVPRVLPDGTRNTFRVQRLKEKLGNRSNASSEPEFDGTVAWLVGPEGQGVKTIIEMVNCTRLDCVMMSATLMRKTLVEAGHHARHRSAFGARLFDQPLMRNVLADLALESEAATTLTLRLAGAADRAARGDAGEQAFRRIATAVGKYWVTKRGPAFTAEALECLGGNGYVEDSGMPRHYREAPLLSVWEGSGNVNALDVLRALTREPATAEALFGELALARGADARLDAAVARLRTGLGEATPAGARRLVEQMALTLQGSLLVRYAPPAVADAFCATRLGGDWGHAFGTLPDGADLGGILERSHPDGSSLL from the coding sequence ATGTCCCAGACACCCGCCCAGAGCCAGCGCAACCAGAGCCAGGACCAAGACCGCGAACAGAACCGGGAACAGGACCGGCAGGAGTCGCGGTCGACGTCGCAGTCGCAGTCGGCGCCCCTGCCGCCCGTCCCGTCGCAGGTGACGCACGACGTCACCAATCAGCCGCCGCCGCTCGCTCCGTACGACGCCTCCGAGGACGCCGCCCTGCTGGAGGGACTCCGCCGCGAGGGCGCGGGGTGGGCGGAGGCGGACGTGCGCCGGATCGGTCTCCTGGCCGGCGGCGTCGAGGCGCAGGAGTGGGGCGAGCTGGCCAACCGGCACGAGCCCGTGCTGCGCACGCACGACCGGTACGGCCATCGCGTCGACGAGGTCGACTTCCATCCCAGCTGGCACGAGCTGATGCGGGTCGCCGTCGCCGAAGGGCTGGCCGGGGCGCCCTGGGCCGACGACCGGCCCGGCGCCCACGTGGCACGCACGGCGGGTGGGCTGGCGTGGGGGCACACGGACGCCGGGCACGGCTGCCCCACCTCGATGACGTACGCGGCCGTCCCCGCACTGCGACGCCGGCCGGAGCTGGCCGCGGTCTACGAACCGCTGCTCACCAGCCGCACGTACGACCCGGGGCTGCGACCGCCGGCCGAGAAGCGCGGGCTGCTCGCCGGCATGGGGATGACCGAGAAGCAGGGCGGCTCCGACGTCCGCACGAACACGACCGCGGCCACGCCTACGGCGGAGCCCGGGCTGTACACCCTGCGCGGGCACAAGTGGTTCACGTCCGCGCCGATGTGCGACCTGTTCCTGGTGCTGGCCCAGGCGCCCGGCGGCCTGTCCTGCTTCCTCGTCCCGCGCGTGCTGCCGGACGGCACGCGCAACACCTTCCGCGTCCAGCGGCTGAAGGAGAAACTCGGCAACCGCTCCAACGCGTCCTCCGAGCCCGAGTTCGACGGGACCGTGGCGTGGCTGGTCGGGCCGGAGGGGCAGGGCGTCAAGACCATCATCGAGATGGTCAACTGCACACGGCTGGACTGCGTGATGATGTCGGCGACGCTGATGCGCAAGACGCTCGTCGAGGCGGGGCATCATGCGCGCCACCGCAGCGCGTTCGGGGCGCGGCTGTTCGACCAGCCGTTGATGCGCAACGTGCTGGCCGATCTGGCGCTGGAATCGGAGGCCGCCACCACGCTCACGCTGCGGCTGGCGGGCGCGGCCGACCGAGCGGCGCGCGGCGACGCCGGTGAGCAGGCCTTCCGTCGGATCGCGACCGCCGTCGGCAAGTACTGGGTGACCAAGCGGGGGCCGGCCTTCACCGCCGAGGCCCTGGAGTGTCTCGGCGGCAACGGCTACGTGGAGGACTCGGGCATGCCCCGGCACTACCGCGAAGCGCCCCTGCTGTCCGTCTGGGAGGGCTCGGGCAACGTCAACGCCCTTGATGTGCTGCGGGCGTTGACTCGCGAGCCGGCGACCGCGGAAGCCCTGTTCGGTGAACTCGCCCTGGCGCGGGGGGCGGACGCCCGTCTCGACGCGGCCGTCGCACGGCTGCGCACCGGGCTGGGCGAGGCTACGCCGGCCGGCGCCCGCCGGCTGGTCGAGCAGATGGCCCTCACCCTGCAGGGCTCCCTCCTAGTCCGGTACGCCCCGCCTGCCGTCGCCGACGCCTTCTGCGCGACCCGACTGGGCGGCGACTGGGGACACGCCTTCGGCACCCTTCCGGACGGCGCCGATCTCGGCGGAATCCTCGAGCGGAGCCATCCGGACGGTTCCTCCCTCCTGTGA
- a CDS encoding PaaX family transcriptional regulator C-terminal domain-containing protein produces the protein MRSNVSAQSGEVEVDLPPLSARSVVLSLLLGSHPPELAARDLVRGVEPFGVGGSTVRAALSRMVAAGDLRRTDGVYRLSDRLLERRRRQDDALHPDTRAWDGDWEMAVITATGRGPTERAELRTRLSALRLAELREGVWLRPANLSRSWPVEPDAVLQYFVTRPATPARELAASLWPLDAWARTARALLAHVERARGSADRFTALAAVVRHLLADPVLPAALLPADWPGPVLRSAYERYRREIAATAAGPGR, from the coding sequence ATGCGGAGCAACGTGTCGGCGCAGTCCGGTGAGGTCGAGGTCGACCTGCCCCCGCTGTCCGCACGGTCGGTGGTCCTGAGCCTGCTGCTGGGCTCGCACCCGCCCGAACTGGCCGCGAGGGATCTGGTGCGCGGGGTGGAGCCGTTCGGTGTCGGCGGATCGACGGTGCGGGCGGCGCTGAGTCGGATGGTCGCCGCGGGCGATCTGCGCCGGACCGACGGCGTCTACCGTCTGAGCGACCGGCTGCTGGAGCGCCGACGACGCCAGGACGACGCCCTTCACCCGGACACGCGCGCGTGGGACGGCGACTGGGAGATGGCCGTGATCACCGCGACCGGTCGCGGCCCGACGGAACGGGCCGAACTGCGCACCAGGCTGAGCGCCCTGCGGCTCGCCGAGCTCCGCGAGGGCGTCTGGCTGCGGCCGGCGAACCTGAGCCGGTCCTGGCCCGTGGAGCCGGACGCGGTTCTGCAGTACTTCGTCACTCGGCCCGCGACGCCCGCCCGCGAGCTGGCCGCGAGCCTGTGGCCGCTCGACGCGTGGGCGCGGACGGCGCGGGCTCTGCTGGCCCACGTCGAGCGGGCGCGAGGGTCCGCCGACCGGTTCACGGCGCTCGCGGCGGTGGTACGGCATCTGCTGGCCGATCCGGTGCTGCCCGCCGCGCTCCTGCCCGCCGACTGGCCGGGTCCGGTCCTGCGCAGCGCCTACGAGCGTTACCGGCGCGAGATCGCCGCCACGGCGGCCGGGCCGGGCCGGTAG
- a CDS encoding pectate lyase codes for MTSPAASAPLHTRGRALTGGLAAIGLTVGMIMTSGALTPAAAATWPTPTSSKPVTATITVSGTKDYGMQRLYGSGDLGSGGQNEDQDPILELKPGAVLKNVIIGAPAADGIHCLGSCTLQNVWWEDVGEDAATFLGSSSSNVYTVSGGGAKEASDKVFQFNGGGTLNVSNFAVKNFGTFVRSCGNCKSGQYKRTINLNTIEATYKGNKLVGINTNYGDSATLRKITIVGDSSKKITPCQKYIGNNTGKEPTTNGSNADGTYCKYSSSDITYR; via the coding sequence ATGACTTCACCGGCAGCTTCCGCACCTCTTCACACCCGCGGGCGCGCCCTCACCGGAGGGCTGGCCGCCATCGGCCTCACGGTTGGCATGATCATGACTAGCGGGGCGCTCACCCCCGCGGCCGCCGCCACCTGGCCCACCCCCACCAGCAGCAAACCGGTGACCGCCACCATCACGGTCTCCGGCACCAAGGACTACGGGATGCAGCGCCTCTACGGCAGCGGCGACCTCGGCAGCGGCGGCCAGAACGAGGACCAGGACCCGATCCTGGAGCTCAAGCCCGGCGCCGTCCTGAAGAACGTCATCATCGGCGCGCCCGCCGCCGACGGCATCCACTGCCTCGGCAGCTGCACCCTGCAGAACGTGTGGTGGGAGGACGTCGGCGAGGACGCGGCGACCTTCCTCGGCTCCTCGTCGTCCAACGTCTACACCGTCTCCGGCGGCGGGGCGAAGGAGGCCAGCGACAAGGTGTTCCAGTTCAACGGCGGCGGCACGCTGAACGTCTCCAACTTCGCCGTGAAGAACTTCGGGACCTTCGTGCGCAGTTGCGGCAACTGCAAGAGCGGCCAGTACAAGCGCACGATCAATCTCAACACCATCGAGGCGACGTACAAGGGCAACAAGCTCGTCGGCATCAACACCAACTACGGCGACAGCGCCACACTCAGGAAGATCACCATCGTCGGGGACAGCAGCAAGAAGATCACTCCCTGCCAGAAGTACATCGGCAACAACACCGGCAAGGAGCCGACCACCAACGGCAGCAACGCGGACGGGACGTACTGCAAGTACTCGTCCTCCGACATCACCTACCGGTGA
- a CDS encoding PHB depolymerase family esterase — translation MIDRVNSLGRALRPLLGALLLLLTAALLTAPAASAAPRAAAPVPAATLTEVTGFGTNPSNLQMYVYAPANVTAHPAVLVAVHWCGGSGPAMHSGTEYAQLADRYGFVIVYPSVTRSSKCFDVSSPQALRRGGGSDPVGVKSMIDWVTAAYAADTARVYATGISSGAMMTNVLLGDYPDVFAAGSAFSGVPFGCFATSDGSEWNSACSGGGVVHTAQEWGDLVRGAYPGYTGTRPRMQVWHGTEDDVLRYPNFGEEIKQWTNVRGVSQTPAATDSPASGWTRTRYGGTGDQAPVEAVSLGGVGHNLYAWGMAARVLTFFGLDSAGPTPQPQPTGCKVTATTSAWSTGLTASVTLTNTGSSAIDGWRLGFTLPSGQTITNGWGATYAPASGAVTATNATYNGTLAAGASVTIGYQANHTGNSAAPGTFTLNGASCTRS, via the coding sequence ATGATCGATCGGGTCAACTCCCTCGGCAGGGCGCTGCGCCCCCTGTTAGGCGCCCTCCTGCTCCTGCTCACGGCCGCCCTTCTCACCGCTCCCGCCGCCTCCGCGGCGCCGAGGGCCGCCGCGCCGGTGCCCGCCGCCACACTGACCGAGGTCACCGGCTTCGGCACCAACCCCAGCAACCTCCAGATGTACGTCTACGCGCCGGCGAACGTCACCGCGCACCCGGCCGTACTCGTCGCGGTGCACTGGTGCGGAGGATCCGGACCCGCGATGCACTCCGGCACCGAGTACGCCCAACTGGCCGACCGGTACGGGTTCGTGATCGTGTACCCGTCCGTCACCCGCAGCAGCAAGTGTTTCGACGTCTCGTCGCCCCAGGCGCTCAGGCGCGGCGGCGGCAGTGACCCCGTCGGCGTCAAGTCGATGATCGACTGGGTGACCGCCGCGTACGCCGCCGACACCGCCCGCGTCTACGCCACCGGCATCTCCTCCGGGGCGATGATGACCAACGTCCTGCTCGGTGACTACCCCGACGTGTTCGCGGCCGGCTCCGCCTTCTCCGGCGTCCCCTTCGGCTGCTTCGCCACGTCCGACGGCTCCGAGTGGAACAGCGCCTGCTCCGGCGGCGGCGTCGTCCACACCGCGCAGGAGTGGGGCGACCTCGTGCGGGGGGCCTATCCGGGCTACACCGGGACCCGGCCGCGCATGCAGGTGTGGCACGGCACCGAGGACGACGTGCTGCGCTACCCCAACTTCGGCGAGGAGATCAAGCAGTGGACCAATGTCCGGGGCGTGAGCCAGACCCCGGCCGCCACCGACTCGCCCGCCTCCGGCTGGACCCGCACCCGCTACGGCGGCACCGGTGACCAGGCCCCGGTCGAGGCCGTCAGTCTGGGGGGCGTCGGGCACAACCTGTACGCCTGGGGCATGGCCGCCCGCGTCCTGACCTTCTTCGGCCTGGACTCCGCCGGACCCACCCCGCAACCGCAGCCCACCGGCTGCAAGGTGACCGCGACGACCAGCGCCTGGAGCACCGGTCTGACCGCCTCCGTGACCCTCACCAACACCGGGTCGAGCGCGATCGACGGCTGGCGGCTCGGCTTCACGCTGCCCTCCGGCCAGACCATCACCAACGGCTGGGGCGCCACGTACGCGCCGGCCTCCGGAGCGGTCACGGCCACGAACGCGACCTACAACGGCACACTCGCAGCCGGTGCGAGCGTCACCATCGGCTACCAGGCCAACCACACCGGAAACAGCGCGGCGCCAGGTACTTTCACGCTCAACGGTGCTTCCTGCACGCGGAGTTGA
- the helR gene encoding RNA polymerase recycling motor ATPase HelR, with protein MAPSTAGAFDLPDRLSAKADPKLIARDEQHFAAIAESLEQTIAELSARLDAERRAPGGLGREAMDRDQEIHRLTGRLRSLNRFGLDLCLGHMVGADDPEPLYVGRIGLTDSTGHRLLIDWRSPAAEPFFAATHADPMGLVSRRRYRWTRGRISDYWDEVFTADGLEGHAALDDQSAFIASLGGRRSGRMRDVLATIQADQDAVIRAGSRGALVVDGGPGTGKTVVALHRSAYLLYSDPRLGHRRGGVLFVGPHRPYLAYVADVLPSLGEEGVQTCVLRDLVTEGADAAVEADPTAARLKSSADMVKAIETAVRFYESPPTEAMTVTVSDADVRLDADDWAEAFDAPSPGTPHNEARDVVWEELVTILLDKHGGDVAPELFRKALRHDRELVDALNRAWPLLEAADLVGDLWSVPAYLRMCAPWLTPDEVRALQRADPQAWTVCDLPLLDAARQRLGDPREARRKVRHKAVLAAQRERMTQVVDNLIAAVADSGADGDDGEGLVTMLRGEDAQVSLVDESELSIADPDLLAGPFAHIVVDEAQELTDAEWQMLLLRCPSRSFTIVGDRAQARHGFTESWQERLERIGLDRISVASLTVNYRTPEEVMAEAEPVIRAALADANVPTSIRSSGVPVVHGDVSELEPVLQAWLAEHDDGIACVIGDPAFRPTSRVRSLTPELSKGLEFDLVVLIDPETFGTGVEGAVDRYVAMTRATQRLVVLTSS; from the coding sequence ATGGCCCCCTCGACCGCCGGCGCGTTCGACCTTCCCGACCGGCTGTCCGCCAAAGCCGACCCGAAGCTGATCGCCCGCGACGAGCAGCACTTCGCGGCGATCGCGGAGAGCCTCGAGCAGACGATCGCCGAACTCTCCGCCCGCCTCGACGCCGAGCGCCGGGCCCCCGGCGGCCTCGGCCGGGAGGCGATGGACCGCGACCAGGAGATCCACCGGCTGACGGGCCGGCTGCGCTCACTGAACCGCTTCGGCCTGGACCTGTGCCTCGGGCACATGGTCGGCGCCGACGACCCCGAGCCCCTGTACGTCGGACGCATCGGCCTCACCGACAGCACGGGCCACCGACTGCTGATCGACTGGCGTTCCCCGGCGGCCGAGCCGTTCTTCGCGGCCACCCATGCCGACCCGATGGGCCTGGTGAGCCGCCGCCGCTACCGCTGGACGCGCGGCCGGATCAGCGACTACTGGGACGAGGTGTTCACCGCCGACGGCCTCGAAGGGCATGCCGCGCTCGACGACCAGTCGGCCTTCATCGCCAGTCTGGGCGGCCGGCGGTCGGGCCGGATGCGCGACGTGCTCGCCACCATCCAGGCCGACCAGGACGCCGTCATCCGCGCCGGTTCGCGGGGCGCGCTCGTCGTCGACGGAGGCCCGGGCACCGGGAAGACCGTCGTGGCCCTGCACCGGTCGGCCTATCTCCTCTACTCCGACCCCCGCCTCGGGCACCGCCGGGGCGGTGTGCTGTTCGTCGGCCCGCACCGGCCCTACCTGGCCTATGTGGCCGACGTCCTGCCGAGCCTCGGCGAGGAGGGCGTGCAGACCTGCGTCCTGCGCGACCTCGTCACCGAGGGGGCCGACGCGGCGGTCGAGGCAGACCCGACGGCGGCCCGGCTGAAGTCGTCCGCCGACATGGTGAAGGCGATCGAGACGGCCGTCCGCTTCTACGAGTCGCCCCCGACCGAGGCGATGACGGTCACCGTCTCGGACGCCGACGTCCGGCTCGACGCCGATGACTGGGCCGAGGCGTTCGACGCGCCGTCGCCGGGCACTCCGCACAACGAGGCGCGCGACGTCGTCTGGGAGGAACTGGTCACGATCCTGCTGGACAAGCACGGCGGAGACGTCGCACCGGAGCTGTTCCGCAAGGCGCTGCGGCACGACCGCGAACTGGTCGACGCCCTCAACCGGGCATGGCCGCTGCTGGAAGCGGCCGACCTGGTGGGCGACCTGTGGTCGGTGCCCGCGTATCTGCGGATGTGCGCCCCCTGGCTCACCCCGGACGAGGTGCGCGCGCTGCAACGGGCGGACCCCCAGGCCTGGACGGTCTGCGACCTGCCGCTCCTGGACGCGGCACGCCAGCGGCTCGGCGACCCGAGGGAGGCCCGGCGCAAGGTCCGGCACAAGGCCGTCCTCGCGGCCCAGCGCGAGCGCATGACGCAGGTCGTCGACAACCTGATCGCGGCCGTGGCCGACTCCGGGGCCGACGGTGACGACGGCGAAGGCCTGGTCACCATGCTGCGCGGCGAGGACGCCCAGGTCAGCCTGGTCGACGAGAGCGAACTGTCCATCGCCGACCCGGACCTGCTGGCCGGCCCGTTCGCCCACATCGTGGTGGACGAGGCGCAGGAGCTGACCGACGCGGAGTGGCAGATGCTGCTGCTGCGCTGCCCGTCCCGGAGTTTCACCATCGTCGGGGACCGTGCCCAGGCCCGGCACGGGTTCACCGAGTCCTGGCAGGAACGGCTCGAGCGGATCGGGCTCGACCGGATCAGCGTGGCGTCCCTGACCGTCAACTACCGGACCCCTGAGGAGGTCATGGCGGAGGCCGAACCGGTCATCCGGGCCGCGCTTGCGGACGCCAACGTCCCGACCTCCATCCGCAGCAGCGGCGTCCCGGTCGTGCACGGGGACGTGTCGGAGCTGGAGCCGGTCCTCCAGGCCTGGCTCGCCGAGCACGACGACGGGATCGCCTGCGTCATCGGCGACCCCGCGTTCCGGCCGACCTCGCGCGTGCGGTCGCTGACGCCGGAACTGTCCAAGGGGCTCGAGTTCGACCTGGTCGTCCTGATCGACCCGGAGACCTTCGGGACGGGCGTCGAGGGAGCGGTCGACCGCTATGTCGCGATGACCCGGGCCACCCAGCGCCTGGTCGTCCTCACGAGCTCCTGA